Genomic window (Streptosporangium brasiliense):
GGGTACAGCGGAGACAAGCAGGCTTATCTGACCCGGCTGCGGCGGATCGAGGGGCAGATCAGGGGCCTGCAGCGGATGGTCGAAGAGGATTCCTACTGCATCGACGTGCTGACACAGGTGTCGGCCGCCACGCGGGCGCTTCAGGCGGTGGCGCTCGGCCTGCTGGAGGACCACATCGGGCACTGCGTCGCCGACGCCATCAACAGCGGAGGCCCCGAGGCGGAGGAGAAGGTCAAGGAAGCCACGGCGGCGATCGCCCGCCTCGTCCGTTCGTGACTAGTCACCGGACCATCTTTCCTGACCACGTCCCGGACCCCTGTCGAGGAGTCCGGGACTAGGTCGTCCGGACGGTTCTCTCATCGGCTTCAGCAGATCGCCGAAGCACTCAATCCGAGCGCGTTGTCGAGCTCCGCCAAGGTGAGTGGCCGTTCGCTGATGGCGACGGCGGTAAGCACCTCGGCATAGAGCGCGATCTCGTCCAACGCGACACGGTCGTGGACCCTAGAGTCCAGGTCGTCGTGCCCCACCGCGTCGTCCTTCCTTCCGCAGCCCACACCCACTTCGAGGTTACGGCGGGCGGTCTTTGGTGCCCATGGCCCATCGGGACCATTCCTTCCGGCACGGTCGCGCCCTCAGAAGGATCATTTCCCGATTCCGAGATCACGATTCAGACAAACAGCCGATGTGCGGGGGGATAGAGGGATATAAGGAGAGTAAGGAGAAAATAACTGAATTTGTGGTTTAAGTATGCTGATGCGTGTCAGAAGTGGCGGGGGAAAGTCCCTGATATGCCCGGGACCGGGTCGTCCCGCTCGTGCGTCAGCCGGTGCACGACCGCCGCGGCCGTGACGAACCCGCGCTCCGGCACCGTGGTCCCGCTGAGCCGGCACCACGCGAGCCCCGTGGCGTAGGCGGCGCCCAGCAGGGCCGCCGCCGAGGCCCGGTCCGGTGGATGGAGCGCCGAGTGCAGCCCGCCGGAGCGCGGCCAGCACCCCCGTAGCGGGTGGGACGGGTCGGTGAGCACCACATGGAGGATGTGGCGCAGCTCCGGGTCCAGCCAGGGGTAGAGCGCGTCGGCCGCCCGGGGGGCGGTCGCCGACAGGTCGGCCGCCAGCAGCGAGGTCGCCACCGCCCGGGGGTCGGCGCCCTTGGGCACGAGGAACCCCAGCGTCTGGACCAGGTCGTAGAGCGCGTGCTGGAAGTGCTCCCCCGGGGAGGAGTCCGGCAGCGTCACGTGGGGCGGGCAGCGCGACAGCCACGCCTGCCGTACGGCGTCGTCGCCGTAGTGGGCGATGGAGTGGTCGGGGCCGGTCCGGCGGAGCACCGGCTCCACCATGCACAGCAGGGCCTCGGCCCGGGGGCGGAAGCGCCGGTCGCCGCGGATCGCGTCGGCGGTGTCGGCCATCAGCGCGACCAGCCGGAGACCGGCCTCGGGGTGTCCCGCCCTGACCCGCTCGCCGTACAGCGCCACCAGGTCGTCGAGCGAGGAGGGAGGCAGCCAGCGGACCCACTCGTCACCGGGTAGCGGGCGGGCCAGGAACTCCCCGAACATCGACAGCAGCACCTCGTTGCCGTCGAAGGCCGGGGCGTAGGCGCACCACATGAGCGTGTCCCAGACCGCCGCGACCGGGCTGGCGACCTCACCGGCGAAGAGCGCGGCGGACGGCCCGTGGAGCGGGAAATCCTCCCTGCGCCTGCCGCGCTGGGCGATGACCAGCTCCCGGACCCGTTCGGTGATCTCGGGGGGCACGTCCGGTCCGACGAACCCCTGGACCGACCCCCGGTCCGCGGTGAAGTCGGGGCCGGCCGGGACCAGGTGCGGCAGGATCGCCGTGGTGGCGTGGACGACGTGCGCCGCCGCCCGGAAGCCCGGATCGGCCGGGGGCGCCGCCAGGTGCCAGCGGCCGTCGGCGGGATCCTGCCGGTACCACCGGGCGTGCGCGCCGAACAGCCAGCGCCCGCCGTCCGGGGCGGCCAGGACGCGCAGCGCGACGGCCTGGGCGCGGGCGGGCAGCGGGAGCCTCGCCCACCGGTGGTCGGTGACCATGGTGCGCACGTCGCTCTCGATGGTGTCGAAACCGTCCCACTGCCGCACGGCGGTCATGTTACCGATGCCCGCCCGGCGCGTCAGCGATCTCCGGCCCGCTCGCCCGGCGCGACCGCGACGGCCGCCCGGTGCCGCGCGGCCTTGGCCATGTAGTTGTCGGGGGTGCGGGCGAAGGAGGCGCGGTCGTCGTCGGTCAGCTCGCGGATGATCCGGCCGGGGACGCCCGCCACGAGCACCCCGGCCGGGATCTTCTTGCCCGGCCCCACGAGGGCGCCGGCCGCGACGAGCGAGCCCGCGCCGATCCGGGCCCCGCCGAGCACGACGGCGCCGATGCCGACGAGCGCGCCGGTCTCCACGTGCGCGCCGTGCACCATGGCCTTGTGGCCCAGGCTGACCCGGGGCTCCAGCACGGCGGGCTCGCCGGGGTCGGCGTGCAGGCAGCACAGGTCCTGGATGTTGCACTCCTCGCCGACCTCGATCCGCTCGTCGTCGCCGCGGAGGACCGCGCCGTACCAGACGTTCGCGGCCCGGCCCAGCCGTACGCGGCCGACGACCACCGCGCCGGGGGCGACGTAGGCATCTGGGTGGATCTGGGGGATCGCGTCCCCGTCGAGGGCGGCGATGTAGGGGCTGATGTCCATGTGATTGATGTTACGGTGCGTAAGCTTGCCCGATATTTCCGCAAGCAGGTCGGGCGTTCCGGTTGCGGACTTGGACAGTAAGCAGGAAAGTCGTCTCCTGACGTCTCCTTTCCCGCCACACAACCTCCACGGGCAGCGCCATGACAAACCAGCACGAGAGCTTTCCCGACCTGATGCATGAGGACTCGTTCGAGGTCGTCATGCGCGGCTACAACCGTCGTCAGGTCCACGACTACATGAACCGCAACCGCAACCAGATCCGCGATCTGGAAGAACGGCTCGCCCGGGCGATCGAGCAGGCCGAGCGGGGCCGGATCGAGTTGGCCGAGGTCCGGCGGAGGCTCTCCGACGCTCCGCAAGACTACGACGAGCTGGGCCAGCGGCTCAGCCAGATCCTGAAGCTGGGTGAGGAGGAGGCGGCCTCCAAACGGCAGGTCGCCGACGCCGAGGCCAGCAAACTGCGCGAAGACGCCGCCGAAGAGGCCCAGCGGATGG
Coding sequences:
- a CDS encoding metal-sensitive transcriptional regulator, encoding MHGYSGDKQAYLTRLRRIEGQIRGLQRMVEEDSYCIDVLTQVSAATRALQAVALGLLEDHIGHCVADAINSGGPEAEEKVKEATAAIARLVRS
- a CDS encoding gamma carbonic anhydrase family protein translates to MDISPYIAALDGDAIPQIHPDAYVAPGAVVVGRVRLGRAANVWYGAVLRGDDERIEVGEECNIQDLCCLHADPGEPAVLEPRVSLGHKAMVHGAHVETGALVGIGAVVLGGARIGAGSLVAAGALVGPGKKIPAGVLVAGVPGRIIRELTDDDRASFARTPDNYMAKAARHRAAVAVAPGERAGDR